One Streptomyces sp. CNQ-509 DNA window includes the following coding sequences:
- a CDS encoding transketolase: protein MTSVDVDPDLSLALGRQLRVDAIRAAAAAGSGHPTSSMSAADLMAVLLARHLRYDVDRPDHPGADHLVLSKGHASPLLYAAFKAVGAVDDEELLTFRKLGSRLEGHPTPMLPWVDVATGSLGQGPPIGVGMALAGKRLAHLPYRVWVLCGDSELSEGSVWEAFEHAGYEHLGNLTVIVDVNRLGQRGPTRHGWDLDAYARRARAFGWHTIEVDGHDVAAVDAAYSEAADVADRPTVVLARTVKGSGVASVANREGMHGKPLPDPEAAIAELGGTGDLRVEPHTPPPAVAPPRAAAPRPLLPRYDVGDPVATRDAYGQALAALGTARPDVVALDGEVGDSTRTELFAKEHPDRYFECYIAEQQLVAAGVGMQACGWMPFAATFAAFFTRAHDFVRMAAVSRANLSLVGSHAGVAIGEDGPSQMGLEDLAMFRAVHGSTVLHPCDANQTARLVAAMAGEELTGVRYLRTMRGARPVLYGPDEDFPIGGSKLLRATPGDSVTIAAAGVTVHEALVAAELLAAEGIGAHVLDLYSVKPIDVVALRAAAELTGRILTVEDHRPEGGLGDAVAEAFADGRAVPRLARLAVRTMPGSATGAQQLSAAGIDAEAIAAAARNLVDAEAARPV from the coding sequence ATGACCTCCGTCGATGTGGATCCGGACCTCTCCCTCGCACTCGGTCGCCAGTTGCGCGTCGACGCGATACGGGCCGCTGCCGCCGCCGGATCCGGCCACCCGACCTCGTCGATGTCCGCGGCCGACCTGATGGCCGTGCTGCTCGCGAGGCACCTCCGCTACGACGTCGACCGCCCGGACCACCCCGGAGCGGACCACCTGGTCCTGTCCAAGGGGCATGCCTCGCCGCTGCTGTACGCGGCGTTCAAGGCGGTCGGCGCCGTCGACGACGAGGAACTGCTGACGTTCAGGAAGCTGGGCAGCCGGCTGGAGGGGCATCCGACGCCCATGCTGCCGTGGGTCGACGTGGCCACCGGATCGCTCGGGCAGGGACCGCCCATCGGCGTCGGCATGGCGCTGGCGGGCAAGCGGCTCGCGCACCTGCCGTACCGGGTGTGGGTGCTGTGCGGCGACAGCGAGCTGTCCGAGGGCTCGGTCTGGGAGGCGTTCGAGCACGCCGGATACGAGCATCTGGGCAACCTCACCGTGATCGTCGACGTGAACCGGCTCGGCCAGCGCGGGCCCACCCGGCACGGCTGGGACCTCGACGCGTACGCCCGCCGGGCGCGGGCGTTCGGCTGGCACACCATCGAGGTCGACGGGCACGACGTCGCCGCCGTGGATGCCGCCTACAGCGAGGCCGCGGACGTGGCCGACCGGCCGACGGTCGTACTCGCCCGTACGGTGAAGGGCAGCGGAGTCGCCTCCGTGGCGAACCGGGAGGGCATGCACGGCAAGCCCCTGCCGGACCCCGAGGCGGCGATCGCCGAACTGGGCGGCACCGGCGACCTGCGCGTCGAGCCGCACACCCCGCCGCCCGCCGTCGCGCCGCCGCGCGCGGCGGCGCCGCGTCCGTTGCTGCCGCGGTACGACGTGGGGGACCCGGTGGCCACGCGGGACGCGTACGGGCAGGCGCTGGCGGCGCTCGGCACGGCGCGGCCGGACGTCGTCGCCCTGGACGGCGAGGTCGGGGACTCCACCCGCACCGAGCTCTTCGCCAAGGAGCACCCCGACCGGTACTTCGAGTGCTACATCGCCGAGCAGCAACTCGTCGCGGCGGGCGTCGGCATGCAGGCGTGCGGCTGGATGCCGTTCGCCGCGACCTTCGCGGCGTTCTTCACCCGCGCCCACGACTTCGTGCGCATGGCGGCGGTCAGCCGGGCGAACCTCAGCCTGGTCGGCTCGCACGCCGGCGTCGCCATCGGCGAGGACGGCCCGTCGCAGATGGGCCTGGAGGACCTGGCGATGTTCCGCGCCGTGCACGGCAGCACGGTGCTGCACCCCTGCGACGCCAACCAGACCGCGCGGCTCGTCGCCGCCATGGCGGGCGAGGAGCTGACCGGCGTGCGCTACCTGCGCACCATGCGCGGCGCCCGGCCCGTCCTCTACGGACCCGACGAGGACTTCCCGATCGGCGGCAGCAAGCTGCTCCGCGCCACGCCCGGTGACAGCGTGACCATCGCCGCGGCCGGGGTCACCGTGCACGAGGCGCTGGTCGCCGCCGAGTTGCTGGCCGCGGAGGGCATCGGGGCGCACGTGCTCGACCTGTACTCCGTCAAGCCAATCGACGTCGTCGCCCTGCGCGCGGCGGCGGAGCTGACCGGCCGGATCCTCACCGTCGAGGACCACCGCCCGGAGGGCGGCCTGGGTGACGCGGTGGCCGAGGCGTTCGCCGACGGCCGCGCCGTCCCGCGGCTCGCTCGACTGGCGGTACGGACCATGCCTGGCTCGGCGACGGGAGCGCAGCAGCTCTCGGCGGCGGGCATCGACGCGGAGGCGATCGCGGCGGCGGCCCGCAACCTCGTCGACGCGGAGGCCGCCCGGCCCGTATGA
- a CDS encoding RNA polymerase sigma-70 factor, which translates to MTTAPDDPFVTHRSLLFTVAYEILGSAADAEDVLQESWLRWAAADRSEVRDARAYLVRTVTRQSLNRLRTLARRREDYVGEWLPEPLLTTHDVAEDVVLAESVSMAMLTVLETLGPTERAVFVLREVFDMPYGEIAEAVGKPAATVRQIARRARGHVAARRPRVRVSPSEQREVVERFLAALHTGELQELLAVMAPDVVLVADGGGIVAAALTPIRGAHTVAKLLATANRAALATAAVWFNGAPAGRVEFDGEPAAVSLELADGKITRIYVVRNPHKLTRIDHPARLTR; encoded by the coding sequence ATGACCACGGCGCCCGACGACCCGTTCGTCACCCACCGCAGCCTGCTCTTCACCGTCGCCTACGAGATCCTCGGCTCGGCGGCGGACGCGGAGGACGTCCTCCAGGAGTCCTGGCTGCGGTGGGCCGCCGCCGACCGGTCGGAGGTGCGGGACGCGCGGGCGTACCTCGTACGGACCGTCACCCGGCAGTCCCTCAACCGGCTGCGGACGCTGGCGCGGCGGCGCGAGGACTACGTCGGCGAGTGGCTGCCGGAGCCGCTGCTGACCACGCACGACGTGGCCGAGGACGTCGTGCTCGCGGAGAGCGTGTCGATGGCGATGCTCACCGTGCTGGAGACGCTCGGGCCCACCGAGCGGGCGGTGTTCGTGCTCCGCGAGGTCTTCGACATGCCGTACGGCGAGATCGCCGAGGCCGTCGGGAAGCCGGCGGCCACCGTGCGGCAGATCGCCCGGCGGGCCCGCGGGCACGTGGCGGCCCGCCGGCCGCGGGTGCGGGTCAGCCCGTCCGAGCAGCGGGAGGTGGTGGAGCGTTTCCTGGCAGCGCTGCACACCGGTGAACTGCAGGAGCTGCTGGCGGTCATGGCGCCCGACGTGGTCCTGGTCGCGGACGGCGGCGGGATCGTGGCCGCGGCGCTGACGCCGATCCGGGGCGCGCACACGGTGGCGAAGCTGCTCGCGACGGCGAACCGGGCGGCGCTGGCGACGGCCGCCGTCTGGTTCAACGGCGCCCCCGCGGGCCGGGTCGAGTTCGACGGGGAGCCGGCGGCGGTGAGCCTGGAGCTGGCGGACGGGAAGATCACCCGGATCTACGTCGTACGCAACCCGCACAAGCTCACCCGCATCGACCACCCCGCCCGCCTCACCAGGTGA
- a CDS encoding SAM-dependent methyltransferase — MSEQHLPDGTRSLDQQRPHSARVWDYWLGGKNNYEVDREVGDQMAEVVTDVVEAARADRGFLTRSVRHFAADAGIRQFLDLGAGLPTNHNTHEVAQDVAPESRVVYVDNDPLVLRYAEALLTSGPEGATNYVDADVREVAAILEQAAKTLDFGRPVAVMMLGIVQFVVDDAEAREVVRRFVAAVPAGSYLALAHPVKGVSSEVDGVLQMWNEASVDPQTLRTHADVAGYFDGLEILEPGVVPCAQWRPEDAAVGQNRPVAPWRVCAVGRKP, encoded by the coding sequence ATGTCCGAGCAGCACTTACCCGACGGAACCAGGTCACTGGACCAGCAGCGGCCGCACTCGGCGCGCGTCTGGGACTACTGGCTGGGCGGCAAGAACAACTACGAGGTCGACCGTGAAGTCGGCGATCAGATGGCGGAGGTCGTGACCGACGTCGTGGAGGCCGCGCGGGCCGACCGCGGCTTCCTGACGCGGTCGGTGCGCCACTTCGCCGCCGACGCCGGGATCCGCCAGTTCCTCGACCTCGGCGCCGGACTTCCCACCAACCACAACACCCACGAGGTCGCGCAGGACGTGGCGCCGGAGTCCCGCGTCGTCTACGTCGACAACGACCCGCTCGTCCTGCGGTACGCCGAGGCGCTGCTCACCAGCGGCCCGGAGGGCGCCACCAACTACGTCGACGCCGACGTGCGCGAGGTGGCGGCCATCCTCGAACAGGCGGCGAAGACCCTGGACTTCGGCCGGCCCGTCGCCGTGATGATGCTGGGGATCGTGCAGTTCGTCGTCGACGACGCGGAGGCGCGCGAGGTCGTGCGCCGGTTCGTCGCGGCCGTCCCCGCCGGCAGCTATCTGGCGCTCGCCCACCCCGTCAAGGGCGTGAGCAGCGAGGTGGACGGCGTTCTGCAGATGTGGAACGAGGCGAGCGTGGACCCGCAGACGCTCCGCACCCACGCCGACGTCGCCGGCTACTTCGACGGCCTGGAGATCCTCGAACCGGGCGTCGTCCCCTGCGCCCAGTGGCGCCCCGAGGACGCGGCCGTCGGCCAGAACCGCCCGGTCGCGCCCTGGCGGGTCTGCGCGGTGGGCCGCAAGCCCTGA
- a CDS encoding SigB/SigF/SigG family RNA polymerase sigma factor, with product MAHVRTRRKHPHHDAPDTSAQFRRLAGMPEGPDKKALRQEVVRAWMPMAARLARQFRNRGEALEDLEQVAHLGLVKAVRRYDAGRSSAFESFAVPTIVGELKRHFRDHMWGVHVPRRVQELRNRVRSAGLALAVTADDRFPAIADIAEAAELTEEEVRTGLEAWESYATLSLDAALPGAGDGYSLLDTFGSTEPGFDQAVDREAVRPHLSRLPEREREILYLRFFCDMTQRGIAEHLGISQMHVSRLISHSCARVCERVEADQAAAGRTPAPDPLGSATAA from the coding sequence GTGGCACACGTCCGGACAAGGAGAAAGCACCCGCACCACGACGCACCCGACACCTCCGCGCAGTTCCGCCGGCTGGCCGGGATGCCCGAGGGGCCGGACAAGAAGGCCCTGCGGCAGGAGGTCGTCCGCGCATGGATGCCGATGGCCGCGCGGCTGGCCCGCCAGTTCAGGAACCGCGGCGAGGCGCTGGAGGACCTGGAGCAGGTCGCGCACCTCGGCCTGGTGAAGGCGGTGAGGCGGTACGACGCGGGACGCAGCAGCGCCTTCGAGAGCTTCGCCGTGCCGACGATCGTCGGTGAACTGAAGCGCCACTTCCGTGACCACATGTGGGGCGTCCACGTGCCCCGCCGGGTCCAGGAGCTGCGCAACCGCGTCCGCAGCGCGGGGCTGGCGCTGGCCGTCACGGCAGACGACCGGTTCCCGGCGATCGCGGACATCGCCGAGGCGGCGGAGCTGACCGAGGAGGAGGTGCGTACGGGCCTGGAGGCGTGGGAGAGCTACGCCACGCTCTCCCTCGACGCCGCCCTGCCCGGCGCCGGGGACGGCTACTCGCTCCTGGACACGTTCGGCAGCACCGAGCCCGGCTTCGACCAGGCCGTGGACCGCGAGGCCGTGCGACCGCACCTGAGCCGGCTGCCGGAGCGCGAGCGCGAGATCCTCTATCTGCGCTTCTTCTGCGACATGACGCAGCGCGGCATCGCCGAACACCTCGGCATCTCGCAGATGCACGTCTCCCGGCTGATCAGCCACTCGTGCGCGCGCGTCTGCGAGCGCGTGGAGGCCGACCAGGCGGCCGCGGGCCGGACGCCCGCCCCGGATCCGCTCGGCTCCGCCACCGCCGCGTAG
- a CDS encoding VOC family protein, translating into MPVATFCLVAVDCPDPLRLARFYRGLLGGEVSSRGDDWYDLLAPDGTRLAFQRAPGLRPPNWPRADDNSQQLHLDLRVTDIEAAERHALELGARPLDTDDDGGRRDFRVYADPAGHPFCFVSGS; encoded by the coding sequence ATGCCCGTCGCCACGTTCTGCCTGGTCGCGGTGGACTGCCCGGACCCGCTCCGGCTGGCCCGGTTCTACCGGGGACTGCTCGGGGGCGAGGTGAGTTCGCGCGGCGACGACTGGTACGACCTCCTCGCGCCGGACGGCACCCGGCTCGCCTTCCAGCGCGCGCCCGGACTGCGCCCGCCGAACTGGCCAAGAGCGGACGACAACTCGCAGCAACTGCACCTGGATCTGCGGGTCACCGACATCGAGGCGGCCGAACGGCACGCGCTGGAGCTGGGCGCCCGGCCGCTGGACACCGACGACGACGGGGGCAGGCGCGACTTCCGCGTGTACGCGGATCCGGCGGGGCACCCGTTCTGCTTCGTCTCCGGGTCGTAG